ttgtttatgaaatgaaagaatacGATGCATACAGGCTTATAAATCAATCTCAAATAATTCGATTTATTTTTAAGCTAGCATGAACTTGGATAATATTTTTGATCAAGCTCGAGTTTTTCACTGTTCGAACTCAACTTGGCTCGATTATGCCCTAACCAATCCTTTGCACgtttttttctctgaaaatcTAATCTTGATTCTCACGTTTGGGTTGAATTCTTTTGAAGGCTAACAAGTAACAACAATGTAGGTCCCTTTTAAGTAATCCCAAAAGCCtttgatgatttgattctttttatgatattcctttttttattttaataatagaaaagaacgttaaaatgtgtttttaagtCCCTATATTCATTGtacatttagaatttagtcattttacttttcatattttaaaattcaggttcAATTGTTTACACTGTTAAAATTCGTTTGTTAAATTCTTCATGTGATGTTTtgagatttaaaaaattcaccatGTAACAAAAAACGATGTTGTTgtgaacttaaatttaacaaaagcaTTTTACTATGTTCACAGTTGGACTagcattttataaatttgaaaagtatggaattaaataacctaaaataaaaggggattatattttaaatatatgaagaaTACAAGGACTTGAAgcaaattttaacctaaaaaaagCATGTGCTTAAAACCTGCATAAAAATGCTTGAAAgcatgagaagaaaaaaaaacatgaaaacgTGAACTCGTGTGATTGCTTGATGGTCAATGGTATTTATCGCCCTAAGTGTGGCTAGGATTCGAGTCACTCTAGTTGCGTTTGTTGTTCGAGCTTTACCttattattgtaattcataaaataaaataaaataaacatgaaaaccattaaaagttatttgtaggtagaaaatttttatagtatttatgaaaattgcagggatattttaatttaaactttattagTCAATTAGTCCTTGCATTATACTCCAATTCTCAAattggtttttatattttatattttatttttatcaaaattaatactTGAATGGTTATTTTTGCCTCATTTTACCCCCAAAAAATACAATATCCAATAAGACTGTACCACATGTCATGTTCTTATTGGCTAGTACTGTTTTCTGGGTGAACTGGGATTTTGATACCACTTCTAACAAAAAAAAGCTAAAGGGTCAAACTGAGAATTACGGTATAGTTCAAGGGCCGATTTactaataaaacatttattttgttatttgtgtGTGTTTGAGATTTCAATATTCGACAATTAAACACAACAATCAAAAATTGCACGCGTGTATACTTGTCTATCACATTGATAACTTGAatctaatatgttaaaaaaatagacttatcaaattttaatgatgCAATCTTTTTTTGAAACACGTTATCCATGTAGTAAGTCCagatatgttgaaattttaatcacgtattttaaataaactttgtGTTGAATACTAGCTAAAATTTAATGTCCCGTTAACAACTAAACAAACAAAAGGATTATATTAATATACTATTGATACTTTGATGATTCGATtagaacattttgaaatttaagatgaatccaagttataatttataatttggaaAACATTTTCATTTGTATGAGTTTACAAGTACGAAGGTACAAACACTAGTAATACATGTCCAACCAACTAGAACTAGAATAAACTCGATATAAAGTATCATGGAGTGAAAGTTGAAATATAACTAGACAACGTCAACACTTGGTGAGACTTAAACCTAAAAACATGACAGTTTTTCGTGTTGAAACTCGAACCTGCGCGCTCAAAGTCTCACGACCTTGGCTAGAGAGAGCATTCAGttttttttaccctttttttaattaaattgacttAATTGGCCATAACCTACCAAAATCGATCTGACTGAATCAAAGCTCAATAACCAACCGACTTAATCACCTTTAGTTATCGGGCAAAGTTATTGAgattgaataatatatatttattttatatattgtagatataatttaaaactagGTTGATCGGTTATCACACTGAACCAGCTTGGTTATTGAGCTAGGTTATTGGGcttgaataatatatatttattttatataatataaaatataaatatgttataaataattttaaatattaaattaagtcGATTTTTTCAATCAGGTCGATTTGgaaattcaaaaattgataaCCAACTGAAATAACCAACAAAACCGAATTCATAACCAAAAACCTAACTTAAACAAAAACTGACTAAACTAGTTGggtcattttttttttcaattttaaccaaaatttgcTGTCCCCTAACCTCATCCCTCGTCAATATTGCTAATCAAGGTTGTTAGAATTGATCTAACCAGCCgattgaattagtaatttgggATCTAACCGGTCCAACTAGTACCAATGACTTGaactaataaaaaaactagAGTCGAGTAAAATTTcgattaaaaaacatttaaattcgagtaaatatgtaattttattgttttaaattataaatgtattcTTATGCTTCCAGTATTGTTTACTCGTGatgtaaattttttgaaattttctattttgtaatgGTCCAGCGATCCAATTGATTAAACGAGTTAAACTAAAAATCGATAATCTAACTAATTTGACTACTGATATATGGTCAGTACAATATCTACTAACACCTTATTGtctataatttgaataataataataataataataataataataataataaagaaccTTGATGCAATTAACCCTTCCTTATATACATACATGGGTAAGGTATACTAATAGTCATctaactattaatatttttttttccaactataaaatgttataaaatgatcatccAACTATTCAACTTTGTCGTTTTTTGTCACCAGCTGGCTAACAgtgacaacttttaaaattggcataatagcaactttaaccctcaacactTATATGTTATGTCAATTTagtattaattctaaaaaaatcaaaccctgacatttacatattatgtaatttagcctttctcttttttgcaattttgtttttctttatgaaGTTGAGGGtcaattttaaaacattgagaaaatataaaaattattatctttgatttttaagtgcttctatttttttttaatcaaaattagcCGAcgtatttgttgttgttgtttagTTTTTTAGGTGAAACGatcacacaaaaaaaaaagaggcaaaatcataaaaagaccaaattacataacgtgtaaatgttgagagttaatttttttagaatcaagactaaattgacacaatgtataaatgttgagggttaaagttgttactatgctaatttcaaaatatgcCATTGTTAGCCAATTGGTGactaaaaaagacaaaattaaatagttaagtggccattttctaacttttcatagttaggtgaccaaaaaagaaatttactatcTGTTGGGTGACTACTAATGTAGTTTACTTATGAAAATATCACACAATTAAGCATGATGAAATCACATTTTCCATAATATTACAATAAATGTTTTTCGAATTGGATTGTTGATTGAATCGATTAGCTCATCGATTTGTCAATctgattaaaaaaatcataaaaaaaacatggTTCAATTGGTCTGTACTGATTCTCGACTTAACTAGTTTAGAATTAATATTCAAACTGATATCCTAAATCGATCCTCGATCCAAACAATCTAACTAACTAATCTAATCCAATTTAAACATCatgaattacaataataacGATGTCAATTGAAACAAGACTCGGTCTTAAATACCAATTAGTTTCTTAACATTTGGTTATTGGTTCTTAACTAACCCCAACTGACACCAGTTTCATATGTTTGTTTTTCCAACCAAATCACATGTTTTCATATGTCTGCCTGACAAAACCTACAGTCTTTTTTTAGTATCTTCTTTCTCTAAATAATGGGGTCCctttatttgttcatttgggTTCAATTTTGGTTCACCCAAATCTTCAATTTTCAAtgtctcttattttttttttaaatttttaaataattggtaaattattcaaaagcaaaaggacttaataaaaatttgtttgttAGACAAATTGTCATCTGTTTTTCACCTAATTGGATTTCTtttaataacaacaaaataaattataatatttatttacatggtCAATTGAGTCTTAACCCGATTGACATTGACATTGTTGCTAATGTAAGAGGACGTAGGTTTGAGTACACAAAAacacattatcctcttattcaTGGGTTGGGGAGGGACTATGAGTAGTTCTAAGTATTATGTCATAAAGAATAGATATGATCAAAAtctataataagattattaaaaaaaaccatcaTATACGGGAGAAATTCACTTACACTGACGTAAAATTAAAGTAGTTTTACactctttaaatatttttatacgattaaacttttaaagattcaatcattgaatttattaatataattatacttgtcatgcatgtaaaatcCGAACCgatttaaaatactttatacATTACTTTTACATGAATCAATTAGTCAAATTTGATATACATAAtctatgaataaaatattaaattcatcggttaattattaaaatattaattatacaaaaaatacgaaaggattttaatatatatataaatatcatctcAAGGAAAAAGGTTTGAATCATGTGTTATGAAATctgtgaaaaaaaaagttgtgtACTACATTAAATTTTGGGAATTGCTTCAAAGTTATGCCACATTTTGTGGTTTCAACAtgtgattaaaaaaaaagttggaatatgaaatattaatatatttttgaaatatgaaaacattgaaaaaattttaaaatgatttatttgttaaattagaatgggaatgtgtgaaaattttaaaaaataaaatttattttaattttataaaattgaaaagttgaaaataaaaaatatttttaaatgaattaaccTCATTTAAAACTCCTACAAAcacaaaaatgtttttaaataataaatctattatatttgttgaaataaatgtaaacatagaatattttattttgttttttgtttttattatagaATTATTAGTTTCTATTTATACGTcgttcattattttatatatatctcGAGTGATGAAATATCGTCTTGTTGTATTGTCTATTtacaattcataaaaaaattcaatcattataaataaagtttattcaatttaataattttttgtcaattgagtcttaactcaaaTGGCAtaggtattgttgtcaatgcaggtAGGGACGAAACTAAAAACTATTTGTAGAGGGCtgaatttaaattgtaatttttacgatagtaaaaattcaatttcatcatttgactagtctatatttttataatttttaaaggattaaattaattttctttatcatttttagggggctaatgtgtaattttacctttactaatttaaaattttaaaaattttaaagagcctaaatgaaaaaattttcattttaggggggccgGGTCCCTGTCAGCCCCCTAAATATGCCCCTGAATGtaggaggacgtgagttcgGGTGCGCTAAAAcatattattctcttatttatgggtaggtctgttaaaattataatttaatctttaaaataaaaataaaataaaacagaagaaaattatttatcaaatattatatgatttttttttaaaattaccgtCTATAATATATAGTGTAGAATTCTTGGGGGGTGtacattaaagaaaaaagagtgaGAAAATCAAAGGGAAAGCAATAGGGCATTAAATTACCTTATCCTATACCGCGAAACACGCTATCATTTCCCTTTCTCCCATCTAATTCTAACGGACTCCGCGTGTTCTTCAAACTACTACTTcataaatcattagaaaaagacaagtgatttaaaaaaataatttaatctaaatataattaattaattaattaaaattaattaattgataaaaatagtAGCAGAGTGAAAgagttgttttgttttaaattaaaaaagcgATGAATGTCGGCTCTTTAATCtcatcttttatttctcaaagaATCCACAATCTCTATctttattttgcttttcttttttctttggtttaatttctCCGAACATCCCCGAATTATgaacttgattttaaattagttcataaactttaaaataaccAAGTCCTCAACATATAATCAGGTCCTTTTACGAGCCTAACATCGTAtggaacatattaaaaacatgcagATCTAAGGCAAAGAAAGGTAAACTACAATCAAAAGTTACAAAAcatattagtaaatttacattttggtcatttaactttaaaaagttacaaaatggtcattgaactattcaaaagtttttgtTTAACTCACTAGgctgttaagtttttttaaagtctGGCTAGCGAGTTCCAAGTGACAATTCGACGATAGGTATGGTGGATCATCCAAGTCGATCTAACGGTCAATGCCAGAgattgaagaagaaagttgtttgtaTTTTGGTTCACAGATTTGTGACATTTAAAGctgttttatgaaaaataaactaaattgtaaaagagaaggGGAAGGAAATCTTACAAACAGTGTGAACAAAGAATGCCATACAaaataacttaaacaaaaactttcggggatcattttataactttttgaagttgaacgatcaaaatgtaaacttactaagtgTTTAGTGACATcgggtgtaatttacccaaaaaaacaTACGGAACAATTTTTAAGTACTTATCTACTTACTGCATGAACAAATTAGATTTgatgtgttaaaaaaacaaaaggtatcattaaatttaaaatttaaaagcgccattttttttttcctttcgaAACACATATGATTCAAGCTATCcatttgatatgtataaatatatttaaattttgatctacatattttaaattatactccACTTTAAATACAAACATATAATACTCGAGAGTCGATGGCTAGCTTAATATCAAATTCGCATGTGACGTGcatatttactatataaacaatttagattttccataaaaaataatttgacgTGTCCAAGCTATCCAAATAGAtacaaacatgtttaaaatttgatccaaaCGTTTTTAATTATACTCCATGTCCGATTTGAGCTAACATTGAATTTTGAGggttcaattataattttttaaatttatggattaatttaaaatctaaaccaTATTTTGGGGATGTATAGTAAAATTAACCCgtggtatttatttttttaataaatgttttattggATTATATATTCCAGTCGCTTCTTTATCTCTCTCTCACTATTGATCCCTTCAATccatttctctttctctctctctctttgaaTTTTCCCGAGAAAATCTCGCATTTTCTCACCGGAGAGAAAGAGCCGGAAAATCGTATAATGAGGgtgtttttttaagttttccggAGTGAAAAGCAACTGGAAAGTAAGGTTATCCTCCGTAGATTACTCGTTGATCGGCTTAGACAAAGTTTAAAACAGTAAtgttttccttctctttttcttcctcaTTTTCCTGCGTTTTCTCGGTAGCCAAATGTAAAATATCGATCAATTTGTTTTACACGTTGCCATTTGCTTGAAAATTTGCTAACACGTTGTacgtttttttgttttagtaacCGAATCTCGCCGTTTTTGCATAACTTGTTCTTTTAGAGACTATTAAATTTTgcatagattttgatttttctttctttctttattacaCTTGTGTAGGTGTCTTTCTTGAATGCTACAATACTGAAATTCGCTATTAGTTTGTGGAAATTTTGAGATCAggtttgcattttttttaaaattgcttTAATCGATTGTTTCTATTACTCATTGccaatttaaaatgtaaattttacggcttttgttgtttttctttctgtttttagCTAGATTagttgggttttgaaaaatgagttggAATCCGAACATGGAAGTTCAGTACATCAACAGTAGCTACCCTTATAACAGTGCTGGCAGCTTTATGGAATATTTTGAAGGTCTTACATATCAACAtgtcaatttcatttttgacGGTGCTTCTCATCTTCAGGTaccaattattataaaaaaaatttccttttgatttcCTGAATCGACTTCCTTTAGAATCTATGGTTTTCTTTTTGCAAATAATCAGATGAAAAATATGCCTATTTTCTGGATAAATTTGTCGTAATGATCCATTGGTTCGTTGCGGTATTTGCCTCTTAGCTTGCAAGAATATCTCCGGGTGTGTTTGAAGGATTTGAATCATATCCGTTGTACTATATTTAGATGTTTTATTGTAAATGAATTGCTGCAATTGGTCACATCCAAAAATGGATTTTCCATCTGCAGGAGAGTGCGTACCCATCGATGACTACAAGCTTCTACAAGTTTGGATTATCTGATTTTGgcaataatatttcatattatgatCATAGTCCTAGTTATGATGGGAGTAACCATGAACCATGCCCTGAAGAATATAGAAGGGCATCAGTGAATTCCCCATCAATGAGCAATGAAGAGACTGTAGCAATGAATGTGGAATGGGAAGGAaatgcaaattcaacctctcGTGAAAACCCAGTAGATTGTAAGTTATCAGTTCTGCCTTTGATGATGTCTATAATGTaacattttgaaagttacaGTTCATCCAAATATTATGTCAATGACATAATATTTCCTTATAAGGCCCTATCTAGCAGCTACAATATTTTTGACTCTGTCCAAAGAGTCTGTTTTTCCTTGCTGATAGGTTCTGCCTTTTCTCCAAGATGGACTGCTCTTTTACTTTTGAGGTTTCATTTCCTCCTTTAGATCATGAAATAAAATGCAGTCCTCTTTATCACCAGTCTGGTCTTAAAGTGATCATCAAACCTGGTAAACAATAATTGAGATGTCTCAATTGCAATAGGATTAGTTCTAAAGGATCcttctttaatatatatatttccagtACTAACACCATCTAACAATATTATCTTGATATGTAGTTTTCGTAGGTGGAGGTGGTGGGTTCAGCTAAACAACATCTTAgctagtatttttaatttagccatATTAGAATTTTGCAATATAATAGTGTCATGATCCTGACCTCGACGTGTTGTATCAACCATTATGACCTGGTCCTGTGCCGCTTAAGTGGTCAAGGCTTCCTGTATTCAAAAGCATATTCCTTGCCTCATTCCCTTCAGAGAAAACTACTTGCCACATATAACAGCACTGATCTTGACTTGGATCTGCTGTAGAAAATTGAGATAAACTAGCCTGAAGTTATTAAGCTTCATTCAGTTGAAATTTTTGCTTGTTAACTGAAGCTTAAGTCTTGAACTTTGAGCTTTTGTTGCAGTCTGAGTTCAAATACCTCCAAGTTTGATATGGCTTGGCTTTCATGCCTGCCTAGCTATGTTGGTGCATCAGTAGAAACAACAGCTACTTATGAGTATGCTCTCCAGTGCATGTCTTTTACTATGTGGTGCATAGTTGTTCCAATTGATTGACCAGGATGAAGTTATGTGGCTTACCTGAATTAGTtgaaaaaatctattaaaacaGAAGTTGGTGTTGTGGGGCTTTAATTAGTGTCAAATTTCTCTAATTATGTAGTTAATCACAAATTTTCTCTATCATTTGGATAGCTCCTAGTCTTACTTAAAACTATATTTATCtgggattttttttgaaaagttctcaCTACAATGCTTCCCCCCCCCCTCCCCCCCAATTTATAGGTCCACGGAGGCTGCAGAATGCTCAAGATTATCaggtctctctctctctattctTTTTGTTCAATAAATGTGCATAACGCTCTCTTCATACACCATGGATTTTCATGCTCACATATCTTAGTAGGTCATTTGCATCTGCACCTAATTATTACTGAATCTTCTTAGTTCTTATGCTGTCAGCATGACTGTAAATGCTTTTCAAAGAATAAATACTTATAGAGCCTTACATCTAATTATATTTCAGTTCTATggttcaaaaaattaaatgttgcaaatttgttaaattatgcAGGTCATTTGGCAAGATGGTGTGGATCCTGACAACATGACTTATGAGGTTAGATAAAGAGTTCCAAActccttttttttccccttaaaaTGTTTTGGAATCTATTAACATCCTTCAAGTTCAATCAATTCTGCTGAAAGTTGGAACACTGTCTGCTCATGTAACTTTTAAGTGAACGGTCACCTTTTCTTTGTAGTTATCCGTGACTGGCTGTTCTTCTGAGCAAAGAATTTTCTTCCCTTTAAAGGGTAATTTTGATCCctagaattcaaaatttctgACATTGTTCCAAAGACCAGCTAGAATTACTGCATTAGTTGTCTAGACAATTATGTGGGTTTTCATACTGCTTTTTTAAGCCCCTTTGTATGTGCTCGCTTAGAGATGGATATAGAAGCTGTCAGGATGAGAGAACCAAGTTATAGCCTGGTGTTCTAActgaaattgttaatattaacAGATTAAAA
The Gossypium raimondii isolate GPD5lz chromosome 8, ASM2569854v1, whole genome shotgun sequence DNA segment above includes these coding regions:
- the LOC105790115 gene encoding E3 ubiquitin-protein ligase BIG BROTHER, with translation MSWNPNMEVQYINSSYPYNSAGSFMEYFEGLTYQHVNFIFDGASHLQESAYPSMTTSFYKFGLSDFGNNISYYDHSPSYDGSNHEPCPEEYRRASVNSPSMSNEETVAMNVEWEGNANSTSRENPVDCPRRLQNAQDYQVIWQDGVDPDNMTYEELLELGETVGTQSRGLSQELISLLPVSKYKCSLFSRKKSRNERCVICQMEYKRGERQITLPCKHVYHAGCGNRWLSINKACPICYTEVFGDASKH